From one Botrytis cinerea B05.10 chromosome 7, complete sequence genomic stretch:
- the Bcrtg2 gene encoding Bcrtg2, with protein sequence MGDSTNASVADPSVITIDNISSRMPPHDIDGAEKSTDHLYALVDMGSNGIRFSISDLSPPTSRLLPCIYRDRAAISLYDALHSSLPGSREFYFDAETISRVAGCLAGFKKICDSYGVLRKNIGVFATEAMRTAENREEMTRAIARESGLEVDILSPQVESLLGALGARSGFGGVEGVMMDLGGGSVQMTFMDSADAGRGAGGPAEIGMEIEEERGGEGEGEGEIYWTKSAACAKSMPFGAAKMTAKMKGDEIHDLRTDMRSRFQETFQGLCHRFPKLQRHVESEGVTIYFCGGGFRGYGSMLMHTDSINPYPIPSIAGYTVSGKRFKQTKEMLRVNAEEKDKIHGMSKRRREQFPAIVEVVEGIIATVPKIKEVIFCGGGNREGVLYLKLPPQIQETHPLLLFPSQLSTTPIQSTAVAKILSSALPHSQSGTEIFTPEILEYVGKHMGDNMADISNLNAARALHAPISGSIAGMPGLTHGVIAVLALTMCARWENDVGKVDRGVLAGLRKVLGEEKAWWCEYMGAVARVVCGVVTVPRMGRGEVGGLRFEGVWEEGLGKKGRKEGVCLKVFWEGRGRDVDLEKLVGKVGKGLGMKRRVEISWGQEIVG encoded by the exons ATGGGAGACAGTACAAATGCCTCTGTGGCAGATCCATCCGTCATAACTATCGATAACATTTCTAGCAGAATGCCTCCTCATGATATTGATGGGGCTGAGAAATCTACAGATCATTTATATGCTTTGGTTGATATGGGAag CAATGGAATCCGCTTTTCGATCTCCGATCTCTCACCTCCTACATCCCGTCTCCTTCCTTGCATCTATCGCGATCGGGCAGCCATTTCTCTCTACGACGCCCTccactcttctcttcctggGTCTCGAGAATTCTACTTTGACGCCGAGACGATTTCGCGCGTGGCGGGTTGTCTTGCGGGGTTCAAAAAGATCTGCGATTCGTATGGGGTTTTGCGGAAGAACATTGGGGTGTTTGCGACGGAGGCGATGCGCACGGCGGAGAATCGAGAGGAGATGACCAGGGCGATTGCCAGGGAGAGTGGGCTGGAAGTGGATATTTTGAGTCCGCAGGTGGAGAGTTTGTTGGGGGCGTTGGGGGCGAGGAGTGGGTTTGGAGGGGTGGAGGGGGTGATGATGGATCTAGGGGGTGGGAGTGTGCAGATGACGTTTATGGATAGTGCGGATGCTGGGAGGGGGGCGGGAGGCCCTGCGGAGATTGGTATGgaaattgaggaagagagagggggagagggagagggagagggagaaataTATTGGACGAAAAGCGCGGCTTGTGCGAAGAGTATGCCTTTTGGAGCAGCGAAGATGACGGCGAAAATGAAGGGGGATGAAATCCATGATCTTCGCACTGATATGCGTTCTCGATTTCAAGAGACGTTTCAGGGATTATGTCACAGGTTTCCCAAACTTCAGAGGCATGTGGAGAGTGAAGGCGTTACCATATATTTCTGCGGTGGAGGATTCAGAGGTTACGGGAGTATGTTGATGCATACTGATTCCATCAACCCATatcccatcccctccatcGCCGGCTACACAGTATCCGGGAAGCGCTTCAAACAAACGAAAGAAATGCTCAGAGTAAATGCTGAGGAAAAAGATAAGATTCACGGCATGAGTAAAAGACGTCGGGAACAATTTCCCGCCATCGTCGAAGTCGTCGAGGGAATCATAGCTACCGtccccaaaatcaaagaagtGATATTCTGCGGTGGAGGAAATCGCGAAGGGGTGTTGTATCTCAAACTTCCACCTCAAATACAAGAAACCcaccctcttcttcttttcccctctCAATTATCCACCACTCCTATCCAATCCACCGCCGTTGCAAAAATCCTTTCTTCCGCTCTCCCACATTCTCAGTCGGGCACGGAAATTTTCACTCCTGAAATTCTAGAATATGTAGGGAAACATATGGGTGACAATATGGCGGATATATCGAATCTCAACGCGGCGCGCGCACTGCATGCGCCTATCTCTGGCTCGATCGCAGGGATGCCCGGGTTGACGCATGGGGTGATTGCGGTGCTGGCACTGACGATGTGTGCGCGGTGGGAGAATGATGTGGGGAAGGTGGATCGAGGGGTTTTGGCAGGGTTGAGAAAGGTGCTGGGGGAGGAAAAGGCGTGGTGGTGTGAGTATATGGGGGCGGTGGCGAGGGTGGTTTGTGGGGTTGTGACGGTTCCTAGGatgggaaggggagaggTGGGAGGATTGAGGTTTGAGGGGGTGTGGGAGGAGGGGTTGGGGAAGAAGGGGAGGAAGGAGGGGGTTTGTTTGAAGGTTTTttgggagggaagggggagagatGTAGATTTGGAAAAGTTGGTGGGGAAGGTGGGGAAAGGGTTGgggatgaagaggagagtTGAGATTTCTTGGGGACAGGAAATCGTGGGTTGA
- the Bcymd8 gene encoding Bcymd8, producing the protein MALEGETRFENPAQHHSQFEGEEEVAAEEEFPNTLPRSDHISTTNTSLASSQSQSQSQSQSRSNQPSQSHFPIQTLPRTSISEASARSEEELLEPDAATALADLHPIDSDMDSQPSGHRRRRSSMMNNIDGSLRAPRAKRSPRTSTIGVDLKSGDRGSDDDSRSTSDDMELNHFSEEGDLQDDEETGLTAKSKAKRKKKKIRHQSMDHRIAGEIKVTKDEQKEADWNVVRKSLMNGVLIGLWYTFSLSISIYNKWMFDPKHLNFHFPLFTTCMHMLVQFSLASLVLYFLPQFRPRYDSISNPHNTHVSDSDMAQHEVDSKKPLMTRMFYFTRIGPCGMATGLDIGLGNMSLKFITLTFYTMCKSSALAFVLLFAFVFRLETPSWRLVGIIFTMTIGVVMMVFGEVDFSTKGFVLVIFAAFFSGFRWGLTQILLLRNPATSNPFSSIFYLAPIMFVSLLVIATPVEGFSGLWQGLKTLVEVKGPVFGPLLLLFPGCIAFCMTASEFALLQRTSVVTLSIAGIFKEVVTISAAGLVFHDPLTPVNISGLFVTIGAIAAYNWIKIRKMREDAQDEARRIHEATERARESGSDADGEDGESDWDGQEGSYVTSDGDVLPNPDRFQVKKGESSRAEHAPLVGGSSKKDLSD; encoded by the exons ATGGCCTTAGAGGGAGAGACGAGATTCGAGAATCCTGCACAACATCATTCACAAttcgaaggagaagaagaagtagcAGCAGAAGAGGAGTTTCCAAATACCCTACCCAGATCCGATCACATCTCCACTACGAACACTTCACTCGCATCTTCGCAatcacaatctcaatctcaatcacaatcacGCTCAAATCAACCCTCACAATCCCATTTTCCCATCCAAACTTTGCCACGAACCTCAATCTCTGAAGCATCGGCGCGTtcggaagaagaattgttAGAGCCAGATGCTGCTACAGCTCTCGCAGATTTACATCCAATAGATTCAGATATGGATTCACAACCGTCGGGTCATCGGCGGAGGAGGAGTAGCATGATGAATAACATAGATGGGAGTTTGCGAGCTCCAAGAGCAAAGCGGTCACCGAGAACATCGACAATTGGAGTGGATTTGAAATCCGGAGATAGAGGGTCGGACGACGATTCGAGATCAACTAGTGATGATATGGAATTAAACCATTTCTCAGAAGAGGGCGATTTACAAGATGACGAGGAGACGGGGTTGACTGCTAAATCCAAAGCGaaacgaaagaagaagaagatacgGCATCAATCAATGGATCATAGAATTGCGGGAGAAATCAAAGTAACAAAAGATGAGCAAAAAGAAGCGGATTGGAATGTTGTAAGGAAGAGTTTGATGAATGGAGTTCTAATAGGACTTTGGTATACATTTTCtctatcaatatctata TATAACAAATGGATGTTTGACCCAAAACATCTTAATTTCCACTTCCCTTTATTTACAACCTGTATGCATATGCTAGTACAATTCTCACTCGCGAGTCTCGTCCTTTactttcttcctcaattccGACCTCGATACGATTCCATATCCAACCCTCATAATACACATGTATCGGATTCAGATATGGCTCAACATGAGGTGGATTCGAAGAAACCGTTAATGACGAGAATGTTTTACTTTACGCGCATAGGACCCTGTGGAATGGCAACGGGTTTGGATATTGGTCTTGGAAATATGTCCTTGAAATTCATAACCCTTACATTTTATA CAATGTGCAAATCCTCAGCTCTAGCATTTGTACTTCTATTCGCATTCGTATTTCGTCTCGAAACCCCTTCATGGCGTTTAGTTGGTATCATATTCACAATGACAATTGGTGTGGTCATGATGGTATTTGGCGAAGTGGATTTCTCAACCAAAGGCTTCGTTCTTGTTATATTTGCCGCATTTTTCTCCGGTTTTCGTTGGGGTTTAACACagatccttcttcttcgcaaTCCAGCAACTTCAAACCCTTTCTCTTCGATTTTTTACCTAGCCCCAATCATGTTCGTCTCGCTTCTCGTCATCGCTACCCCCGTAGAAGGATTTTCCGGCCTTTGGCAAGGTCTTAAAACTCTAGTCGAAGTAAAAGGTCCAGTTTTCGGTCCTTTACTTCTTCTATTCCCTGGTTGCATAGCATTTTGCATGACAGCTTCTGAATTCGCTCTGCTGCAGCGTACATCTGTCGTTACTCTATCCATTGCAGGTATCTTCAAAGAAGTAGTAACGATTTCAGCCGCAGGATTAGTTTTCCATGATCCTCTCACCCCGGTCAATATTTCAGGTCTCTTCGTCACAATAGGTGCAATCGCAGCATATAATTGGatcaaaattcgaaaaatgAGAGAAGACGCTCAAGATGAAGCACGTAGAATTCATGAAGCGACGGAAAGAGCAAGAGAAAGCGGAAGTGATGCGGatggtgaagatggagaaagtgATTGGGATGGTCAGGAAGGTAGTTATGTTACAAGTGATGGCGATGTGCTACCTAATCCGGATAGATTCCAAGTTAAGAAGGGGGAAAGCTCAAGAGCTGAACATGCACCATTGGTGGGTGGCAGTTCCAAGAAGGATTTgagtgattga